One region of Methanothrix sp. genomic DNA includes:
- a CDS encoding Lrp/AsnC family transcriptional regulator, whose translation MELKLTSKEKLVLYGLTRYPGLSDIDLASSIDVDRSTIFKSKRKFRDWQLIKLLNVPAGGAIGAEILSVVFMRFSPGIDGRESLSEWTMSPSCVCCAATSTDAFSLVYSRNLTEFRKRSESILIRYRQRGVLEDFRCVHLCVELASYQYNVPAAVSEIFGLERKDVQPAPVSLMPADASRMSEKDRLTLYAFVRYPTLSDLELSKRTGISRPTISGKRSRFFDANILLREAHVEWQRICCELMCFYHLRIRQDVSSHDAGSLLGMMGSQLFYYMQPGDICGAMLSSSFSDLKDGIDAFVNSAFERDLMDTKPHIVIMPLRAMRVMKLDYAPAVAEMLGIEKEI comes from the coding sequence ATGGAGCTCAAATTAACATCAAAAGAGAAGCTGGTACTTTACGGCCTGACCAGATACCCCGGGCTCAGCGACATTGATCTGGCTTCCTCTATTGATGTAGACAGATCCACGATATTCAAAAGCAAACGCAAGTTTCGAGACTGGCAGCTGATAAAGCTTCTTAACGTTCCAGCTGGTGGGGCAATTGGCGCCGAGATCCTCAGCGTGGTTTTCATGCGCTTCTCTCCAGGGATCGATGGCAGAGAATCCCTGTCTGAATGGACAATGAGCCCCAGCTGTGTCTGCTGTGCAGCAACATCTACAGATGCGTTCTCCCTGGTTTACTCGAGGAACCTTACAGAGTTCAGGAAAAGATCAGAAAGTATTCTGATCAGATACCGGCAGAGAGGCGTGCTTGAGGATTTCAGGTGCGTGCATCTCTGTGTGGAGCTTGCCAGCTATCAGTACAATGTTCCAGCAGCAGTCAGCGAGATATTCGGGCTTGAGAGAAAGGATGTCCAGCCTGCCCCAGTCTCGCTGATGCCCGCAGATGCCTCAAGGATGTCAGAGAAGGACAGGCTCACACTCTACGCCTTCGTCAGATACCCCACCCTTTCAGATCTGGAGCTCTCAAAGAGAACTGGGATCTCGAGGCCGACAATATCAGGAAAGAGGAGCAGGTTCTTCGATGCTAACATTCTTCTCCGGGAGGCGCATGTTGAATGGCAGAGGATATGCTGTGAGCTCATGTGCTTCTACCATCTTCGCATTCGGCAGGATGTGAGCTCTCATGATGCAGGATCTCTCCTGGGAATGATGGGATCGCAGCTCTTCTACTACATGCAGCCTGGAGACATCTGTGGCGCGATGCTCTCATCTAGCTTCTCCGATCTCAAGGATGGGATTGATGCATTTGTTAACAGCGCATTTGAGAGAGATCTCATGGACACGAAACCGCACATCGTCATCATGCCACTGAGAGCGATGAGGGTGATGAAGCTCGATTACGCACCTGCTGTTGCTGAGATGCTCGGGATTGAAAAGGAGATATGA
- a CDS encoding D-aminoacyl-tRNA deacylase, with product MSEIVIICSSSDPASSNIASRLLELAEWEGQGDLRFYRSCCLLRIEGELVGLRNLEDLMDHMGLSPRLIVFASRHRSKEAVAWLGGHFTGVLQEGSFELSRPAPYPLKRLLMALQRHAPTTFRLSAEATHHGPVDLRIPSLFAEIGSCEQHWSDPEAGAAVARAILDLERYDEHAGEPVLLGIGGGHYVQRQTELMLSRPVAFGHMFSKYQASMLSADAIMSAAELSGASGVYLDGKSFRSEERRRLEEIAASLDLRVMSTKDVRSLL from the coding sequence ATGAGCGAGATAGTGATAATCTGCTCATCCTCTGATCCGGCCAGCTCGAACATAGCCTCGAGGCTGCTCGAGCTTGCCGAGTGGGAGGGACAGGGGGATCTCAGGTTCTACAGGAGCTGCTGCCTGCTTCGCATCGAGGGCGAGCTTGTGGGGCTCAGGAATCTTGAAGATCTGATGGATCACATGGGCCTCTCGCCGCGGCTGATCGTCTTCGCATCCAGACACAGATCAAAAGAGGCTGTGGCATGGCTCGGCGGCCACTTCACCGGAGTTCTTCAGGAGGGCTCATTCGAGCTATCCAGACCAGCGCCGTATCCTTTGAAACGACTGCTCATGGCCCTGCAGCGTCATGCCCCCACCACATTTCGCCTCTCCGCTGAGGCCACGCACCACGGCCCTGTGGATCTGCGCATCCCCTCGCTCTTCGCCGAGATAGGCTCATGCGAGCAGCACTGGAGCGATCCAGAGGCAGGCGCCGCAGTAGCCAGAGCGATCCTCGATCTCGAGAGATATGATGAGCATGCTGGTGAGCCGGTGCTTCTCGGAATTGGCGGAGGGCATTATGTACAAAGACAGACGGAGCTGATGCTCTCAAGACCTGTAGCGTTCGGTCACATGTTCTCGAAGTACCAGGCATCGATGCTCAGCGCCGATGCGATAATGAGCGCGGCTGAGCTCTCAGGAGCATCCGGTGTCTATCTGGACGGCAAATCCTTCCGCTCCGAAGAGCGCAGGAGGCTCGAGGAGATCGCCGCAAGCCTCGACCTGAGGGTGATGAGCACGAAGGACGTGAGATCTCTGCTGTGA